From the Trifolium pratense cultivar HEN17-A07 linkage group LG4, ARS_RC_1.1, whole genome shotgun sequence genome, the window ACTGTGTAAAGatagtattaaaaataattttgtggCTGTCTACTAAcgattaaaataaacaaaaataacctAAGCCATATTATATGGTCAGGTTTAATCCAAAATTTCAGACATAAATATAATCTTAATAACCTTGGGTACCATATAACCCAgctacaaatttaaaaataatactacaGTTCACAAGAGAGCAATAAAATTGATCCTATTTCAATACCAAGTGTCCTGCTATGACCGTTACGAAGCCCCTTGAACTGCAGCAGCAGGTTGCATAGCTATATCCTGATTCTGTCTAGCAGCATATCCATGGCCGCCTCCGTATCCATGACCTCCATAACCACCGCCGTAGTGTCCATTAGAGTCATTCCTCCACTGTGAGATACCAAATAATCAAATTAGGGTAATTAGAGGTTAATTTCATTAATGatatactactccgtcccaaaatataagcaaaaggaggtcaacaaaagtgaatgtatcaactttcattgaccaatttttgcttttattttgggacggagggagtataatactTGACTGGGAATAACATTTATGCATGTGCAGAAATTTATTTTGGGGAGTtcataattaaaatctaaagtGGAAAGGAATTAAAAAGTGCATATGACAACTCTTTGTAGCAACTAATTACATGTTGTAGGCGTATGATTGTggaaattttataaaataatttgacttgTAAGTAGAAGGTGAAAGtcataataatagaaaataaataacaaactaTCAGCACTGATGATATACAAGCTCACGCGAGAAAAAATAAGCCACGTTTCCTTTAGTgaaacatttatattttcattttttagaatGTGTTATTTTACTTGCTAACAAAAAGATAATAGACTATTGAAGTGAACAATTGTGTGcattttttgaaaacaataaaaatgtcaaaagaatTGTTTTCATGATTTCCGGAATAATCATCTCAACTAGCATTTCATTTTGTCTTCATTACAATGGTTACTTCAAGAGTCTCACATCGTATTAGCAAGTTAAAatgaaaacattttaaaaatgaaaatagaaaaggtAATCACAAATTAAACGGGTCTTAGTTTCGTAGTAGTACACAAACATCAAACTGGAATCGATTACGAGGAGAATGAAACCTCATAATTGTCCCATTAGATAGCCagtgacaaaaataaaacaaaaattgatttcaagagaagaaaagaaaactcACATGCTTATTTCCTGGACTGCGACCCCAAGAAAGACGCACCGTCTGCTTTCCAATCACTGTTCCATTCAATGCCTGAATTGCATCCTCAGCATTCTTTCTGTTACAGAAAGAACAGAAGGCATTAAAACATAGAATTCACCGAGGCAAAAATAAGACAGTACTAATGATATTGTCAATATTCACAATCATATCATCATACGCAATAATAGTTCAAAGCAATTTCCTTCAATATAATGTCCTTGTCCCTATGATTCTACAACATGAAAGAGTTTGCATAATCACGGTTCCATACCCATTTGAGGAATACTTAAACCACTGTCAATTTTGCAGAAACCCATCCACTGTGCTGTGGGGGTTACAATGACTTGCAAGCATGTCATAATCTATGTCTATGTTAAGTTAAGGGATATCACAAATGTACCTGTCAGCCAGTTGAACAAACCCACATCCTTTACCGACTGGAATTTTCACAGAGATGACATCCCCAAATTGCAAAAATGGTTGTCTGAGATCCTCATCACTGATTTCAGAATCAAGCCCTCCAACAAATATCTGTAACAGATATCCGTTACTAAGATATAAAAAGAAGTTTATTAAAAGATATAGAAAAAAGCTACAAAAGCAGACTGACAGTTGTGTTGTTAGAATCCCCGTCAGATTGGGAACCTTGGGCCACAGCACCGTTGGATGAGTGTCCACCACCACCAGCCAACACTACAGCTAGTTTAAAAGAGGAAAATGTCAGCTATTTAAATTTCTAAATCATGATACGTGATATTACAGCATTCCAGTGATaacaaaacaagaaagaaaGCCGGCACAATATATACGccataaaaaatcaattttcctTTCTGGTTATGCATTCAAGTTTctaaactacaaaaaaaaatacaaacatatCACTAACATTCAATAAATAGATTGAGGTTGAAAAACACAAACTTGTCGTTTAGCCATCAAACAATATATGTAATGAGATAGGCAAGGGAATAGAAAAACCATAGAAAAATCTGCAATAAacaattgtcaaaaataaagataataatTCCATTCATGCATAAAGCCAGATGCAAATATGaaatttaatatatgaataaacaTATTTAAGAAGCAACAAGCTCCAGGTACTTGTATTGAAAAGTTTACTATAACTACTGAAAGCATAAAGTGCACTTACAAATAAAGCAGGTTACTTACAAATCATTATCATACATGTTTAACAAGGTAATTAAAATCAAGATTTTACGCAAAAATCGGTAAGGGGAAGTAAAATCGTAACACAAATTGTAAGATTATACAAAATTGCATAACTAAGACAAAGAAAACCTTGAATCACACTTGAAATACTTATGCAAATTTAAATTCAGTAACATGAGATTTTGAAGTCATTTGGAAACGAAACAGAagaagatttatttttaaacagaCGCGAGCATAATTGCTAAATTGCAAGATTTATGTGTGTGCTTAACGCTGAGGCCAAACATAATTGTATTACACTTTTACGATTTCAATCGGGATTCCACCCGATTACACAAAAATAGGATTATATGTGTACTCATAACCGAAAACATTTAGGATTAAAATCAGGCTTTTAATTATCATGCATgttaatattcaaattttatcggatacacacacaaaaaccaaattaaacaaataattatagaaaatatgaatattaaCATCCAACAAGGAAATCAAGTTATTGGGACCTATGAAAATCTAGTATGACTGCAGCAGAAATGGTTGCTGTTGATTTAAGTGGTATCGTGTATATAATAAGTTAAACTCTACGACAGCATAATgatataataaaattacatcACAAGCAAGTATGATAAGAATTAAATAACAAACCTTGTGAAGAATATTGTTGTGGATTGCCATAAGTTTTTTTGGGCGTTGCAACACCTACTCGCATAGGCCTGCTAGAACAATAAACGCCATTCATTTCAGTCATTGCCCTTGTCCTTTCATTTTCATCCCCAAACCTAACAAAGCCATAGCCTTTCGAACGACCAGTATTAGAATCAATGACAACTTTTGCTCCCTTAATAGAAGAGAATCTGCTAGCAAACACTTCTTGCAGCATAGCATCAGTAACATCTATGGCTAAGTCTCCCACAAAAACGGAGAGATCGGAAGTAGCTTCAGAAGAACGCctttcaccaccaccaccaccaccagcaGCACTGAATGTAGCCCAATTCAGACGAAACGCCTGATCTGTATTTGGCATCATAGTACCATTAAAGTTCTGCAAGACTTTCTCAGCCATTGCTCGCGAATAGAACTCGACAAATCCATATCCCTCCGACTGACCAGTTTGCTTATTACGTATGACTTTTGCCGATACAACCTGCATATAAGGAATCAacataaacaaacaaatcagACGACGACAAGCAAAAAAGATTCTTCATGAATGATATAAACGGTAATGTCTGTTTGTCAATGTCAGCTATTTGTATTTAACATGTGAACATCTTAGAATACACCACAGGACAAAAAGATCAATTTTCATTAGCCCCATTTTTCAAAGTGCAATTAAGAGAGATCTAGGTTTTATTAGTGAGTATAGTGAATACACTGGTCAACAAGGTCACATTTTCAGCTCTTTAGACTCTAGGGGACCACTTAGGATACCAAAATTAAAATTCCCTTATAGTGGCAATGTCAAGGATAGAAAAAGGgaaatcatattaaaaaaaaatcaaaatttataacCCTAGTTTATTGGTAAGTTCAAAAATCACACACAAAACTATCAAGGAACTTAAATTAAACTTCAAATCAAAGCTCAACACGTCGAATCATAGTTCATTAAAATCCTCCGGAATTAATTGAATCAATCcagaacaacaacaaacacaaaTATTCAAATCAGAAACTTTGTACCCTAGTAAGTAACATCCAGCAATAATTCAAgatcatttaaacaaaacacaaattcAAAAGATATACTTATAATTAAGCAAATGAAGCATCGAATTAAAACAAATCTTAACAAATTAAACTATACTTAAGAGATAACCAAGCAAACCTCGCCGGTATGAGCAAAACAGTTATGAAGAAAAGTCTCATCCATCCAATGATGAAGGTCACCAAGCCAGATCGTCCTGATCTCTTCAGGAGAAACTTGTTTCTGCTGATActgatgttgctgctgctgatgatgatgattatggtTATGGTGACTCTGATTCGGCGGCGGAGACACCTGTTGCTGATGAGGCGGCTGCTGATAATGATGAGGATGAACATACGGCATGTAATGCTGTGGATACATCATCATCTGTTGCTGCATCATAGCCATAGCAGTAGCTGGATACTGCATAGACATCCATTGTTGTTGATACTGATGCGGTTGCGCCGCCGCCCACTGCTGCTGATGCTGCtgatgctgctgctgctgctgagGTGTCTGATtctggttgttgttgttgttgctgttatTCTGATTCAGATCTCCACCGTTGGTTTGTTGTGCCATAGTGAAATAGTGGAATATTCTCtctctgtttttttatttttcttttctctttgttcaatctctctctctctctatagtAATAATAACTGAATTTGCTATTTGCACCTCTCTATTAAGACCAGGTCTGGTCTAAGTAGAGCTTAACAGAGAGAGactgagaaagagaaagagacagAGAAAGAAGGAAGAGAAGGACGGAAAATGAAGTAGGGTTGGGTTTTAAAGGGAAGAACAAaacatacaataattttttaatttacaaaatgaCCCACTTGGCTGGGTTTGGATCTGGGTAGGGTTAAAAGTGTaaatgtgtttgattttaacgTCGTTTAATTTAGCCGTCCGTGAATACATAGATgagatctctctctctctctctctctctctctcatctcAATCTCATCATGTTATTGTTGGCTCGTGCTGTGGGACCCAGTTGTTCCTAATCAACGCCTCTGGTTATCTACCACTTGCAACTTCTGTATCCATCCTTACAATGCTTGCATGTCCTCACCCCACACTTCAATATTATAATCTTGAGTCCGTTTCATTGTGGTAATGAgttttttggttttgaattttgaatgttGTTTGAAATTGGTTGTGTTTGAATAAAATGGGGATAAGTAAGTTCAATGAATTGGTTTAGTAGTAAAAAGATTGATTTTAAAAGTTTTGTTggtgtttttaaaaatttgaaccctaaaatgtttcttttttaaatagaGACATTATTCTCTTACGTTAAATTATATGTAAATAAAGAAAGATAGTTAAGGATGAAGACCGTAACAGTAAGAAATTTTCATCGTTGTAAAGTCTAGTATATGATCAGAATAGTGAGGAATAATGATTGTTGTGGTGTGGGTGAGAATTTTTGGGCTGTCGATTTAATACAATGATGCTAAGGTTCAACATTTCATTGGAGATAGGATTGGCCAAACAGTAAAAGTAGTCAAAAATATGTGGATGCAAGAGAGGGGGAAGGTTGTTCAGCTTTGTGTGGAGGTGGATTTGACGAGAGCTTTATTAGCTATGTTCACAATTAAGTG encodes:
- the LOC123924283 gene encoding polyadenylate-binding protein RBP47-like isoform X1, which codes for MAQQTNGGDLNQNNSNNNNNQNQTPQQQQQHQQHQQQWAAAQPHQYQQQWMSMQYPATAMAMMQQQMMMYPQHYMPYVHPHHYQQPPHQQQVSPPPNQSHHNHNHHHQQQQHQYQQKQVSPEEIRTIWLGDLHHWMDETFLHNCFAHTGEVVSAKVIRNKQTGQSEGYGFVEFYSRAMAEKVLQNFNGTMMPNTDQAFRLNWATFSAAGGGGGGERRSSEATSDLSVFVGDLAIDVTDAMLQEVFASRFSSIKGAKVVIDSNTGRSKGYGFVRFGDENERTRAMTEMNGVYCSSRPMRVGVATPKKTYGNPQQYSSQAVVLAGGGGHSSNGAVAQGSQSDGDSNNTTIFVGGLDSEISDEDLRQPFLQFGDVISVKIPVGKGCGFVQLADRKNAEDAIQALNGTVIGKQTVRLSWGRSPGNKHWRNDSNGHYGGGYGGHGYGGGHGYAARQNQDIAMQPAAAVQGAS
- the LOC123924283 gene encoding polyadenylate-binding protein RBP47-like isoform X2, which codes for MAQQTNGGDLNQNNSNNNNNQNQTPQQQQQHQQHQQQWAAAQPHQYQQQWMSMQYPATAMAMMQQQMMMYPQHYMPYVHPHHYQQPPHQQQVSPPPNQSHHNHNHHHQQQQHQYQQKQVSPEEIRTIWLGDLHHWMDETFLHNCFAHTGEVVSAKVIRNKQTGQSEGYGFVEFYSRAMAEKVLQNFNGTMMPNTDQAFRLNWATFSAAGGGGGGERRSSEATSDLSVFVGDLAIDVTDAMLQEVFASRFSSIKGAKVVIDSNTGRSKGYGFVRFGDENERTRAMTEMNGVYCSSRPMRVGVATPKKTYGNPQQYSSQVLAGGGGHSSNGAVAQGSQSDGDSNNTTIFVGGLDSEISDEDLRQPFLQFGDVISVKIPVGKGCGFVQLADRKNAEDAIQALNGTVIGKQTVRLSWGRSPGNKHWRNDSNGHYGGGYGGHGYGGGHGYAARQNQDIAMQPAAAVQGAS